The segment CAGTTCGCCACCATGTTTTTGGCCACCGGCCTGGAGCGCCACGCCAGCACGGCGGGCACGCCCCAGGCCGTGGTGCATCTGTCCCAGCTGGTGCAGCGATCGGCGCTCATGCTCGTCACCCGCGCCGATTCCGGCATCCGTGAGCCGCGCGACCTGCACGGCCGCCGCGTGAGCCTGTGGGACAACGAGTTCAAGCTCCAGCCCTTGGCCCTGTTCCGTCGGCTGGGCATCACCCCCGTGCTGCTGCCGCAATCCAGCACCATGGGATTGTTCCTGCGCGGCGGCGTGGATGCGGTTTCGGCCATGTGGTACAACGAGTATCACACCCTGCTGGCTGCGGGCTTCGAGCCGGAGGACCTGCGTTTGTTCTTTTTCCGCGACCTGGACCTGAACTATCCGGAGGACGGCATCTACACCCTGGAGAAGACCCTCAAGGCGGACCCCGCACTGTGCCGCGCCGTGGTGGACGCCAGCCTGCGCGGCTGGCGCTACGCCTTCGACCACCCGGAGGAGGCGCTGGACATCGTGCTGGCGCGGATGCGCGAGGCCCATGTCCCGGTGAGCCGCGTGCACCAGCGCTTTATGCTGGCGCGGATGCGGGACGTTATGCTGCCCTCGGCTCAGTGCGATGCTCCTTTTGGCGAGCTCAAACCGGAGGATTTCGACCGGGTGGCCCGTGACCTTGCCGCCTTCGGCACGCTCAAGGGCGCTCCTTCCTTTGCGGCCTTTTCCCGCGGCGGGGCCCTTGTGGCCGGGACTGCGCAATGACGGCGCTGTTCCCCTCCGGGCTTGCCCGGCGGCTTTCGCTGCTGGTGCTCACCGCCGCCGGCGCGGTGTTCGCGGCCATTGTGCTGGCCACGTATTTCATGGCCAGGGAGGCCCTTATGCGCCACGTGGAGACCGGGGCGCGCAACAAGGCCGCGTCCATCGTCTTCCGCATAGAGTCCGTGCTCGCGCCCATTCCCCGCGTGGTGGAGGGCATCATCTACGACATGGAGGACGGGCGCATGGGCGAGGCGGACATGTTCCAGCGCCAGCGCCGCGTGCTTCAGGACAACGACGCCCTCTACGGCACGGCCGTGGCTTTCGAGCCGGGCGGCTGGACGCCGGGCCGCGTGCATTTCGCGCCCTACACCTTCCGCTCGCCCCTTGGCCCCAAGGCGACCTTTCTGGGCGGTGAGAACTACCGTTACCACGCCATGGACTGGTACCAGATTCCCCGCGAACTGGACCGCATGGAGTGGAGCGAACCATATTTCGACGAAGGCGGCGGCAATTCCCTCATGGCCACGTGCTCGGCCCCGTTCCACAGGCTGGAGGGCGGCCGCGAGGTGGTCGCCGGGGTGGTCACGGCCGATGTCACCCTGGAGTGGCTCAAGCGTTTGGTGGCCGGAACCTCCGTGCTGGACACGGGGTATGCCTTCCTCATCACCAAAAACGGCACCTACGTGACCCACCCCTCGCCGGGCGTGGCCTTCAACGAGACCGTCTTCAGCCGGGCCGAGGAATACGGCGATGCCGCGCTGCGGACCATCGGCAAGGACATGGTCCGGGGCGGATCGCGTTTTGTGGAGGTGAAGAGCCACCACACGGGCAGGCAAGGCTTTCTGGTCTACGCGCCCCTGCCCACCACGGGCTGGTCGCTGGGCGTGTTCTACCCGCGCGACGAGCTCCTGGCGGATGTGAACCGCCTGGCTTTGATCTCGGCCGGACTGGGCGGCGGCGGCTTCCTGGCCTTGGCCGCGCTCATCGCCTTCATCGCCCGGGGCATCACCCGGCCGCTGTCGCGCCTGAGCGCAGCCGCCCGCGAGGTGGCCGGCGGCAATCTCGACGCGCCACTTCCCGCGC is part of the Humidesulfovibrio mexicanus genome and harbors:
- a CDS encoding ABC transporter substrate-binding protein, translating into MRKSVLPSVWCARLALALAAVLLSVSQATAAGPKRASLVLQWQPQAQFAGFYVAHEKGFYREAGVDLTLIPGGQDVVASRLLAQGQAQFATMFLATGLERHASTAGTPQAVVHLSQLVQRSALMLVTRADSGIREPRDLHGRRVSLWDNEFKLQPLALFRRLGITPVLLPQSSTMGLFLRGGVDAVSAMWYNEYHTLLAAGFEPEDLRLFFFRDLDLNYPEDGIYTLEKTLKADPALCRAVVDASLRGWRYAFDHPEEALDIVLARMREAHVPVSRVHQRFMLARMRDVMLPSAQCDAPFGELKPEDFDRVARDLAAFGTLKGAPSFAAFSRGGALVAGTAQ
- a CDS encoding SpoIIE family protein phosphatase, whose product is MTALFPSGLARRLSLLVLTAAGAVFAAIVLATYFMAREALMRHVETGARNKAASIVFRIESVLAPIPRVVEGIIYDMEDGRMGEADMFQRQRRVLQDNDALYGTAVAFEPGGWTPGRVHFAPYTFRSPLGPKATFLGGENYRYHAMDWYQIPRELDRMEWSEPYFDEGGGNSLMATCSAPFHRLEGGREVVAGVVTADVTLEWLKRLVAGTSVLDTGYAFLITKNGTYVTHPSPGVAFNETVFSRAEEYGDAALRTIGKDMVRGGSRFVEVKSHHTGRQGFLVYAPLPTTGWSLGVFYPRDELLADVNRLALISAGLGGGGFLALAALIAFIARGITRPLSRLSAAAREVAGGNLDAPLPAPAAKDEVRELAESFGHMQRSLKDYIRDLTQATASRERMESELRIAHDIQMGILPKIFPPFPDRSDIDLYASLTPAREVGGDFYDFFPCGDDQFCFLVGDVSGKGVPAAFYMAVAKTLIKAVAESPAYAGHRVSDYLPGGLTRPARRCADPGGILSRASNDLAQDNDSCMFVTIFCAVLDMKTGELRYASAGHNPPLLLRADGRAEYLATRQEPVAGAMEGVAYTTDTLTLAPGDGLVLFTDGVTEAMNAAQELYGEARLMAQARSLYGLDARARCEHLSAEVRAFAAGAEQSDDITLLALTYQGPEDSLG